One segment of Leptospirillum ferrooxidans C2-3 DNA contains the following:
- the xerA gene encoding site-specific tyrosine recombinase/integron integrase has product MTPGLRDLLDLFEQDLTVGSGSAQNTIRSYLLDLYAFEKYLSEQSQGLSLLDFPESEVLAYFTFRSDLSVRSRSRMLSAIRKWILFLERQGYPGSDLSRIPSPRLSADLPTVLSKEEVRRLLDAPSDDDPEGIRDRAMLALLYASGIRVTELVELTIDRVDLKEAVIRVQGKGDKERLTFMDEEAIERIRTYLEQVREKIARKEKILFLTRLSKGFTRQGVWVMVKKHGKLAGIQSDLTPHTLRHSFATHLLMNGMDIRSIQLLLGHADIQTTEIYTKVDISNLSKELSEKHPRGQADQENPSVTKPDPSQE; this is encoded by the coding sequence ATGACTCCGGGGCTTCGGGACCTTCTGGATCTTTTCGAGCAGGATCTGACCGTGGGATCCGGCTCCGCCCAGAACACCATCCGATCCTACCTTCTTGATCTTTACGCCTTTGAAAAGTACCTCTCCGAACAATCCCAGGGGCTGAGCCTCCTCGATTTTCCGGAATCGGAAGTCCTGGCCTACTTCACATTCCGCTCCGATCTCTCGGTCCGCTCCCGCTCCCGCATGCTCTCCGCCATCCGGAAATGGATCCTCTTTCTCGAACGCCAGGGCTACCCGGGATCCGATCTCTCCAGAATTCCCTCTCCAAGGCTTTCCGCCGATCTTCCGACCGTTCTCTCCAAAGAAGAGGTCAGACGCCTCCTGGACGCCCCTTCAGACGACGATCCTGAGGGAATCCGGGACCGGGCCATGCTGGCCCTTCTCTATGCCTCCGGGATCCGGGTCACGGAGCTGGTCGAACTGACCATCGACAGGGTTGACCTGAAGGAAGCCGTCATCAGGGTTCAGGGAAAAGGAGACAAGGAACGATTGACATTCATGGACGAGGAAGCCATCGAGCGGATCAGAACGTATCTCGAACAGGTCCGGGAAAAAATTGCCAGAAAGGAAAAAATCCTTTTTCTGACAAGACTTTCAAAAGGATTCACCAGACAGGGCGTCTGGGTGATGGTGAAAAAACACGGAAAACTCGCGGGGATACAGAGCGACCTGACCCCCCATACCCTCAGGCATTCCTTTGCGACCCACCTTCTGATGAACGGAATGGACATACGCTCCATCCAGCTTCTTTTGGGCCATGCCGACATCCAGACCACAGAAATCTACACAAAGGTCGACATCTCGAACCTCTCCAAAGAGCTCTCCGAAAAGCATCCCAGAGGGCAGGCAGACCAGGAAAACCCCTCTGTTACAAAACCCGATCCATCCCAAGAATAA
- a CDS encoding NHL repeat-containing protein: protein MIAVLFLGFGACGQNTPSGAANNLNFSAGMAMYASSTPANSFAVVTDYGIREVLLYPGTDLTQYPSPSANPTQISPVATISGPFQGPSGAFVYPHATSSTLTYFSDIKPIPACGTTSPPALIVTDAVANSISIFCNFNYTNPSQSPTVTIQGGNTQLNSPEGVAVATVPPTGQTSISAPFIFVTNLAGSNVLAFDTSQITAPGTYNLAPSGGINPGTNGTPGAPQSQPTELNAPAGIYFSNSTNTLVVANTGAGTVNLYPDGAAFEKSFSNDPPPIFYAGGNTYISSPVGVWVNNNTLYVSDTSGNILVWDNFLSSGGNYNPTRRINGPNANLNTPYALTFDSINENLFVFQQTGDAIYGYNTQIFYGGDTPPTYDVTPVNPFLK from the coding sequence TTGATTGCGGTTCTTTTTTTGGGTTTTGGAGCCTGCGGACAAAATACCCCGTCAGGAGCCGCCAATAATCTGAATTTTTCCGCCGGAATGGCCATGTACGCCTCTTCAACTCCCGCAAACTCCTTTGCTGTGGTAACCGATTACGGGATCAGGGAGGTGTTGCTCTATCCTGGAACAGATCTGACCCAATATCCAAGCCCGTCGGCGAACCCGACCCAGATCTCCCCTGTCGCAACGATTTCAGGGCCGTTTCAGGGACCTTCCGGGGCTTTTGTCTATCCGCATGCAACAAGCTCAACGCTTACGTATTTCAGTGATATCAAGCCAATACCCGCATGCGGAACCACCAGTCCTCCCGCTCTCATTGTCACCGATGCTGTGGCCAATTCCATCTCGATTTTCTGTAATTTCAACTATACGAACCCTTCCCAGAGCCCAACGGTCACCATCCAGGGGGGCAATACCCAGCTGAATTCTCCGGAAGGAGTGGCTGTCGCGACCGTCCCTCCCACCGGACAAACATCTATTTCCGCTCCGTTCATCTTTGTCACAAATCTTGCGGGAAGCAACGTTCTGGCCTTCGACACCTCCCAGATCACAGCACCGGGGACCTATAACCTCGCCCCTTCCGGAGGAATCAATCCCGGAACAAACGGGACCCCCGGGGCACCCCAATCCCAGCCGACAGAGCTGAACGCCCCTGCCGGGATCTATTTTTCAAACTCGACGAATACTCTTGTTGTGGCCAACACCGGCGCCGGCACCGTCAACCTCTATCCGGATGGAGCGGCGTTTGAAAAATCGTTCTCAAACGATCCTCCTCCGATCTTCTATGCCGGCGGCAATACCTATATCTCAAGCCCGGTGGGAGTCTGGGTGAACAACAACACCCTTTATGTTTCCGATACCAGCGGGAACATTCTGGTCTGGGACAATTTTCTTTCCAGCGGAGGAAACTACAACCCGACACGAAGGATCAACGGGCCAAACGCCAATCTTAATACTCCGTATGCGCTCACGTTTGACTCGATCAACGAAAATCTGTTTGTCTTTCAGCAGACAGGCGATGCCATATACGGATACAACACCCAGATTTTCTATGGTGGAGATACGCCACCGACATATGATGTGACTCCGGTGAACCCGTTTTTGAAATAA
- a CDS encoding coproporphyrinogen-III oxidase family protein produces the protein MAQKIRDTILPLYVQVPFCPERCDYCSIPVSTRMDEAGRYLDALSLELSRVLDYIEDASALTLYIGGGSPTSLPKEDLGRLLGLFEPFRKKVLEWTVESRPEGLTQENLTILSEAGVTRLSIGIESWEADRMNFLGRSTPVFDPVQFLSGIRPFFPGSVSMDFIVGGGRFDTRAFKDLAGALLAAGLEHISFYPLTLEGQTSLLAHHDRSGTAKGIEEEAASDWLDCIAALSDVGWDRYEVANCSSGKESRCLHNLLIWEGADYLGIGAGAHQRVRNIRTENVRSFREYVDRTNEGQNPFSVRESLSDEELFIERLLTRMRVRSGISLKDLGEWIPDAYVRKMVDSYVTDGFVREEELIRNSRVVCTDEGLNRLDDLVSGLILGMDRVL, from the coding sequence ATGGCTCAAAAAATCCGGGACACCATCCTTCCTCTTTATGTGCAGGTTCCGTTTTGTCCTGAACGGTGCGATTACTGCAGCATACCTGTTTCCACCCGCATGGATGAGGCGGGGCGCTATCTCGATGCGCTATCGCTTGAGCTCTCCCGGGTTCTTGATTACATCGAGGATGCGTCCGCTCTGACCCTCTACATCGGTGGTGGCTCTCCCACATCTCTTCCCAAAGAGGATCTCGGAAGGCTTCTTGGGCTGTTTGAGCCTTTTCGGAAGAAGGTTCTTGAGTGGACGGTGGAAAGCCGTCCGGAAGGTCTGACACAGGAGAATCTAACGATTCTTTCCGAGGCCGGGGTCACGAGGCTGTCGATTGGAATCGAGTCTTGGGAGGCCGATCGCATGAACTTCCTGGGACGATCGACTCCGGTGTTCGATCCTGTCCAATTTCTTTCGGGGATCCGGCCATTCTTCCCGGGATCTGTTTCCATGGATTTTATTGTGGGTGGGGGACGCTTCGATACGCGTGCGTTCAAGGATCTTGCAGGGGCTCTTTTGGCTGCGGGTCTTGAGCATATTTCTTTTTATCCATTGACACTTGAGGGACAGACGAGTCTTTTGGCACATCATGATCGCAGCGGTACGGCCAAGGGAATCGAGGAGGAAGCGGCATCCGACTGGCTGGACTGTATCGCCGCACTTTCGGATGTCGGATGGGATCGGTACGAAGTGGCGAACTGTTCCAGCGGCAAAGAGAGCCGTTGTCTCCATAACCTTCTGATCTGGGAGGGGGCGGACTATCTGGGGATCGGTGCGGGGGCCCATCAGCGCGTACGGAATATCCGTACAGAGAATGTACGATCGTTCAGGGAGTACGTTGATCGTACGAATGAAGGACAGAACCCTTTTTCCGTACGGGAGAGCCTTTCCGATGAGGAGCTCTTTATCGAGAGGCTTTTAACCCGTATGCGAGTTCGGTCAGGAATTTCCCTCAAGGATTTGGGAGAATGGATTCCCGACGCGTATGTACGGAAGATGGTTGATTCGTACGTTACGGACGGATTCGTACGAGAGGAAGAGCTTATACGTAACTCGAGGGTGGTCTGTACGGATGAGGGTTTGAATCGTCTTGACGATCTGGTCTCGGGACTTATTCTTGGGATGGATCGGGTTTTGTAA
- a CDS encoding tetratricopeptide repeat protein, giving the protein MEPSWLPLAAELTGDPIMMDGFLDFYEDRPEGSPLRKRLEETLFNERALRSHLMGELALFHRLLNTLPPSSFASYADLLAERFPEEAGKGTNPICRVLSVIDPERAAKLFARFIEDASPTDTRVLRQIAETLLLLPGPAANSLLEQILSRSPSSEVLLSLLRVAFHFEHAKTPGILAAIMVADEGGGDPFGSIASILLDHDAWFDLFSEIRSGRVFSFSEVAGLFEDDAPFSEMDRILLSESPLNEAIALLEKHAHLSAGPREILKALPEDRSRLSESIVEPMFALILAAVAHIFERKTLDTRNLSLEETISLLITDISRNRHVEALSEHLREFPAIEVLHAMEGAIDEVRDLYGGFFLVQAMGVLAREEFIPLLISCMDDSSGDALSEAAMDALIAIGERAGNTLMTEWNTLDSSQQIYGSSVILSVGGKDLPDFLLAHIDDLYEESMEQWCDMALASADQRFLSHLKSELKRKNPFVNAAYYRLCRLFGVEDPELPKIREGIEAEQKRIKKIFSKDFSGNLMDPEKSSLTVSLRCQSCGKSNPYTVNRVFIGDKSDAPLISGEFVCLSCDRWSEFDLDSNGIFCLTAEMMRISMAHESGVRITPLVDVLNTVTSDGLTEPLPKAFRRVKERIRESPGDWHSLHRLSNLLIALDRPRAAFDCTARAYELNPDCLEIVINRILSLRKRGMEQEAFALAQDALENRSRWMFVSPSMKTRHQEFEDLYNELISSLDLDLPEIRLVAQALPSSLGWNKVGRNDPCPCGSGKKYKKCCL; this is encoded by the coding sequence ATGGAGCCATCCTGGCTTCCCCTTGCCGCTGAACTGACAGGGGACCCCATCATGATGGATGGGTTTCTCGATTTCTACGAGGATCGTCCGGAAGGATCTCCACTCAGAAAACGGCTGGAGGAGACTCTTTTCAACGAACGGGCACTTCGTTCCCATCTTATGGGAGAACTGGCGCTCTTCCACAGACTGCTGAATACTCTTCCCCCTTCCTCCTTTGCCTCCTATGCCGATCTTCTGGCCGAACGATTTCCCGAAGAAGCAGGGAAGGGGACCAATCCCATCTGCCGCGTTCTTTCGGTGATCGATCCCGAACGTGCCGCGAAACTCTTTGCTCGTTTCATCGAAGACGCTTCCCCGACGGACACGCGGGTCCTTCGACAGATCGCGGAGACCCTTCTTCTTCTGCCCGGGCCGGCGGCAAATTCTCTCCTGGAGCAGATCCTCAGCCGGAGCCCATCCTCCGAAGTTCTTTTATCTCTTTTGCGGGTGGCTTTCCACTTCGAACACGCGAAGACTCCGGGAATTCTTGCCGCTATAATGGTTGCTGACGAAGGAGGAGGTGATCCCTTTGGATCCATCGCCAGTATTCTTCTGGATCACGATGCCTGGTTCGATCTTTTTTCGGAAATCCGGAGCGGAAGAGTTTTCTCGTTTTCCGAAGTGGCTGGCCTGTTCGAAGACGACGCTCCTTTTTCGGAGATGGATCGGATCCTTCTTTCGGAGAGTCCCTTGAACGAAGCGATTGCCCTTCTGGAAAAACACGCCCATCTTTCGGCCGGACCAAGAGAGATCCTGAAAGCGCTTCCGGAAGACCGGTCGCGCCTGTCCGAAAGCATTGTCGAACCGATGTTCGCCCTGATATTGGCCGCAGTCGCCCACATCTTCGAGCGAAAAACCCTCGATACGAGGAATCTTTCCCTTGAAGAGACGATCTCTCTTCTGATCACAGATATCTCCAGAAACCGGCATGTCGAAGCGCTCTCAGAGCATCTTAGGGAATTCCCGGCGATAGAGGTTCTCCATGCCATGGAAGGGGCGATAGACGAGGTCAGGGATCTCTATGGAGGATTCTTTCTGGTTCAGGCCATGGGGGTTCTCGCCCGGGAAGAATTCATCCCCCTTCTGATCTCCTGCATGGATGACTCCTCGGGAGACGCTCTCTCCGAGGCTGCCATGGATGCCCTGATCGCGATCGGAGAGAGAGCGGGAAATACGCTCATGACCGAATGGAACACCCTGGACTCTTCTCAGCAGATCTACGGAAGTTCGGTGATTTTATCCGTTGGAGGAAAGGATCTGCCGGACTTCCTTCTGGCACACATCGACGATCTGTACGAAGAGTCCATGGAGCAATGGTGCGACATGGCCCTGGCCTCAGCTGACCAGAGGTTCCTTTCGCACCTGAAGTCCGAACTTAAGCGGAAAAACCCATTTGTCAATGCGGCCTACTATCGGCTGTGCCGACTTTTCGGGGTCGAGGACCCGGAACTCCCGAAAATCAGGGAAGGTATCGAAGCGGAGCAGAAACGGATTAAAAAGATCTTCTCGAAAGATTTCTCCGGAAATCTCATGGATCCGGAGAAGTCCTCTCTGACCGTTTCCCTTCGATGTCAAAGTTGCGGAAAGTCAAACCCTTACACCGTGAACAGGGTCTTTATTGGGGACAAGAGCGACGCGCCGCTGATATCAGGGGAGTTTGTCTGCCTGTCCTGCGACCGGTGGAGTGAATTCGATCTCGACTCAAACGGGATTTTTTGCCTGACCGCCGAAATGATGAGGATCTCGATGGCCCATGAGAGCGGGGTCAGGATCACTCCGCTGGTGGATGTTCTGAACACTGTGACCTCCGATGGTCTCACCGAGCCGCTCCCGAAAGCGTTCAGAAGGGTGAAGGAAAGAATCCGGGAAAGCCCCGGTGACTGGCACTCTCTTCATCGTCTGAGCAACCTTCTGATTGCCCTCGATCGTCCCCGTGCCGCGTTTGATTGCACAGCCCGTGCCTATGAACTGAATCCGGATTGTCTCGAGATCGTCATTAACCGCATTCTCTCCCTTCGGAAGCGGGGAATGGAACAAGAGGCTTTCGCTCTGGCCCAAGATGCTTTGGAAAACCGCTCGCGGTGGATGTTCGTTTCCCCGAGCATGAAAACGAGACATCAGGAGTTTGAAGATCTTTACAACGAACTGATTTCCTCCCTGGACCTTGATCTACCGGAAATTCGCCTTGTCGCCCAGGCTCTGCCGTCTTCCTTGGGGTGGAACAAGGTCGGCAGAAACGATCCTTGTCCCTGCGGAAGCGGGAAGAAATATAAAAAATGCTGTCTCTGA
- a CDS encoding Rpn family recombination-promoting nuclease/putative transposase, protein MGDVALHDQFFKATLGRTGSFSRLLKGFLPPDIVRSLDFASLRPIPTESVDDALERSFMDLAFSARLSGTETRIYLLVEHKSSPDSETFLGLLRYMLALWTRDRKDGRPLTPVLPLVFHHGKQRWNLPRRFADFMKTPEVLQSIALDFAPEVLDVGPIPDEKIREAIGDPDTLVPILALKHIFGSLEEALVSVLPLFRSIEANGTQVVLNYLLGCHGIDNPETLKKISEKLVKEEHMPNVVDILIEEGLQKGLQKGLREGLQKGLQEGLQKGQRDAVVKLLEKEVLTPDQIASALDLDLSRILEIQEGIDRRSFSGGQGRGQLPGT, encoded by the coding sequence ATGGGCGACGTTGCCCTTCACGATCAATTTTTCAAGGCCACTTTGGGGCGAACCGGATCTTTTTCCCGTCTTCTGAAAGGATTTCTCCCCCCCGATATCGTCCGAAGTCTCGACTTCGCCTCCCTTCGCCCCATTCCGACCGAGTCGGTTGATGACGCTCTGGAGCGCTCCTTTATGGATCTGGCCTTCTCCGCCCGTCTGTCGGGAACGGAAACCCGGATCTATCTTCTGGTCGAGCACAAGAGCTCTCCCGACTCGGAGACCTTCCTTGGGCTGTTGCGGTACATGCTGGCTCTCTGGACGCGGGACCGCAAAGATGGGCGCCCCCTGACGCCAGTCCTTCCGCTCGTCTTCCATCATGGAAAGCAGCGATGGAACCTTCCACGGCGTTTTGCCGACTTCATGAAAACCCCGGAGGTCCTGCAATCCATCGCCCTGGACTTCGCGCCGGAGGTGCTCGACGTGGGCCCGATCCCGGATGAGAAGATCCGGGAAGCCATCGGGGACCCCGACACCCTCGTGCCGATCCTGGCCTTGAAACATATTTTCGGAAGTCTTGAGGAGGCCCTCGTTTCCGTCCTTCCTCTTTTCCGTTCCATTGAGGCGAATGGAACGCAGGTTGTGTTAAACTATCTTCTCGGATGCCATGGAATCGACAATCCGGAGACCTTGAAAAAAATCTCGGAAAAACTGGTCAAGGAGGAACACATGCCCAATGTTGTCGATATTCTGATTGAGGAAGGATTGCAGAAAGGACTGCAGAAAGGACTGCGGGAAGGTCTGCAGAAAGGGCTTCAGGAAGGGCTTCAGAAAGGCCAGCGGGATGCTGTCGTCAAACTCCTTGAAAAGGAGGTTTTGACACCCGACCAGATCGCATCGGCCCTTGATCTGGATCTTTCCCGGATTCTCGAAATCCAGGAGGGAATCGACCGGAGGTCATTTTCCGGGGGGCAAGGTCGAGGCCAACTTCCGGGGACCTGA